In Aquiflexum balticum DSM 16537, a single genomic region encodes these proteins:
- the gatA gene encoding Asp-tRNA(Asn)/Glu-tRNA(Gln) amidotransferase subunit GatA, which yields MEKFHSFDDIKKSLENRETDCKAIVNYYLQNIQTKAHLNAFVEVYKDTALEQAAIVDEKIKSGKAGKLAGLVVGIKDVLVLKDHEVNASSKILKGFKSQFTSTAVQRLINEDAIIIGRLNCDEFGMGSSNENSSHGKVLNAADESRVPGGSSGGSAVAVQANLCTVSLGTDTGGSVRQPAAFTGLVGIKPTYSRVSRWGLIAYASSFDTIGVFSTNVADNALVLEIMAGSDNFDSTASKKPVPPYSELLHFDKRAKIAFFTETIESEALQTEIKANTLAVLDKLKKEGHQVEEVHFPLLKYTLPTYYILTTAEASSNLSRFDGVKYGYRSPHAHNLESMYKMTRTEGFGEEVKRRIMLGTFVLSASYYDAYFTKAQKVRRLIKDFTEELLNKFDYIVMPTTPSTAFKFGEHSNDPVAMYLEDLFTVQASVSGVPALSLPNGVDKSGLPIGIQVMANSFKEAELYAFGNYLMELNNN from the coding sequence TTGGAAAAATTCCATTCTTTTGACGACATTAAAAAGTCGCTTGAAAACAGAGAAACTGATTGTAAAGCGATAGTCAACTATTACCTCCAAAATATTCAAACGAAGGCGCATCTCAACGCCTTCGTTGAAGTTTATAAGGATACTGCTTTGGAACAGGCAGCCATAGTAGATGAAAAAATCAAATCAGGCAAAGCAGGTAAATTGGCAGGCCTTGTTGTAGGAATTAAAGATGTTTTGGTTTTAAAAGATCATGAAGTCAATGCATCCTCCAAGATTCTCAAAGGTTTCAAATCCCAATTTACTTCCACAGCAGTCCAAAGATTGATAAATGAAGATGCCATTATCATAGGCAGGCTCAATTGTGATGAGTTTGGTATGGGAAGTTCAAATGAAAATTCTTCCCACGGAAAAGTGTTGAATGCTGCTGATGAAAGTAGGGTTCCCGGCGGATCTTCAGGAGGTTCGGCAGTGGCTGTTCAGGCTAACCTTTGCACTGTTTCATTGGGTACAGATACAGGGGGTTCTGTAAGACAGCCAGCGGCATTTACAGGATTGGTGGGTATCAAACCCACTTATTCGAGGGTTTCAAGGTGGGGACTGATTGCCTATGCTTCCTCTTTTGATACGATTGGGGTATTTTCGACCAATGTAGCAGATAATGCCTTGGTCTTGGAAATTATGGCAGGTTCTGATAATTTCGACAGTACTGCCTCCAAAAAACCCGTCCCGCCTTATTCTGAGCTGCTACATTTTGACAAACGGGCAAAAATTGCTTTTTTTACAGAAACAATTGAATCCGAAGCGCTTCAAACCGAAATAAAAGCTAACACCCTAGCAGTTTTGGATAAACTCAAAAAAGAAGGACATCAGGTAGAAGAGGTTCATTTTCCTCTACTGAAATACACCCTTCCGACCTATTACATTCTTACAACGGCGGAAGCCAGTTCAAATCTTTCGAGATTTGATGGTGTCAAGTACGGTTACAGAAGTCCACATGCTCATAATCTTGAAAGTATGTACAAAATGACCCGCACTGAAGGTTTTGGAGAAGAAGTAAAAAGAAGGATTATGCTCGGCACATTTGTGTTGAGTGCGAGCTATTATGACGCCTATTTCACCAAAGCTCAAAAAGTAAGAAGATTGATCAAAGACTTTACAGAAGAACTGTTGAATAAATTTGACTATATCGTTATGCCGACCACACCATCTACAGCGTTTAAGTTTGGGGAACATAGCAATGACCCTGTGGCGATGTACTTGGAGGATTTATTCACAGTACAGGCCTCGGTTTCGGGAGTTCCTGCTTTATCTCTTCCCAATGGTGTAGACAAAAGCGGTTTGCCAATCGGAATTCAAGTCATGGCCAATTCATTCAAAGAGGCCGAACTTTATGCCTTTGGAAACTATCTGATGGAATTAAATAATAACTAA
- the tatA gene encoding twin-arginine translocase TatA/TatE family subunit translates to MTTLGFLQNMGGGSIILIVLVILLLFGAKRIPELARGLGRGIREFKDATKEIQDDLEEGLKEKKKKD, encoded by the coding sequence ATGACAACATTGGGTTTCTTACAGAATATGGGCGGTGGATCAATAATCCTGATCGTCTTGGTGATTCTTCTTCTTTTCGGAGCAAAGAGAATCCCTGAATTGGCAAGAGGGCTTGGAAGAGGTATCAGAGAATTCAAAGATGCCACAAAAGAAATTCAGGATGACCTTGAAGAAGGTCTTAAAGAAAAAAAGAAAAAAGACTAA
- a CDS encoding murein hydrolase activator EnvC family protein: MGIYHQNADAQTKKTRAQLEKEKTDIQKRLVEFDQILKKTAETKKTSLGQLNAVNKQLQTRITYINTLSREVALLNEEIKATEKAISSLEKDLNNLKEEYASMIYTSSKLNSGMTMTAFVFSSATFRQFYMRLKYLKQYSDARKKQVETINKTTAELADQRKILEGKKSEKQIVLNQEQQQKNQLDKAKKEQQGIVNNLSKQEQDLRKKIAAAKKQQENLNSMIKKIIAEEIRLAEAESKKKNSTADRSSGSSIPLTPEAAALSSSFAGNRGKLPWPVESGFVSKRFGTHPHPTLKGISEDNDGIDIQTKPDSQVRSVFDGEVTKIFTVPGYGGTIVVKHGEYYTMYSKLKVISVKSGDKVKAKQVLGQVYTNKEGVAEVHFEAWKGLQPMDPSIWLAGR; the protein is encoded by the coding sequence ATGGGAATCTACCATCAAAATGCGGATGCACAAACAAAAAAAACAAGGGCCCAACTGGAAAAAGAAAAAACGGATATTCAAAAAAGACTTGTTGAATTTGATCAGATACTGAAAAAAACGGCTGAAACAAAAAAAACCTCTCTAGGTCAGTTAAACGCTGTTAATAAACAGCTTCAAACAAGAATCACCTATATCAATACGCTAAGCAGAGAAGTAGCGTTATTGAATGAGGAAATAAAAGCGACAGAGAAAGCTATCTCCTCCCTTGAAAAAGACCTGAATAACCTTAAAGAGGAGTATGCAAGTATGATCTATACTTCCTCTAAACTGAACTCAGGCATGACAATGACAGCTTTTGTATTTAGTTCTGCAACATTCAGACAGTTTTACATGAGACTGAAATACCTGAAACAATATTCAGATGCAAGAAAGAAACAGGTAGAAACCATCAATAAAACTACTGCTGAACTTGCCGATCAAAGAAAAATCCTTGAAGGGAAAAAATCAGAAAAGCAAATCGTACTAAATCAGGAACAACAACAAAAGAACCAACTTGATAAGGCCAAAAAAGAACAGCAGGGAATAGTAAATAACCTGTCGAAACAAGAGCAGGATCTGAGAAAGAAAATTGCTGCCGCCAAAAAACAACAGGAAAATCTCAATAGCATGATTAAGAAAATCATTGCAGAAGAGATAAGACTTGCTGAAGCCGAATCCAAAAAGAAAAATTCAACTGCCGACCGTTCCTCCGGAAGCAGCATACCCCTAACCCCTGAAGCAGCTGCTCTGTCTTCTTCATTTGCCGGAAACAGAGGTAAATTACCTTGGCCGGTTGAAAGTGGCTTTGTTTCTAAGCGATTCGGAACACATCCTCACCCAACTTTGAAAGGAATCAGTGAAGACAATGACGGAATAGACATCCAAACCAAGCCGGATTCACAGGTAAGATCTGTATTTGACGGTGAAGTCACCAAGATATTTACAGTGCCCGGATACGGGGGTACTATCGTGGTGAAACATGGAGAATATTATACGATGTACAGTAAACTGAAAGTGATATCTGTAAAGTCAGGAGACAAAGTCAAAGCAAAGCAAGTCTTGGGACAGGTATATACCAATAAGGAAGGAGTTGCCGAAGTTCACTTCGAAGCATGGAAAGGTCTTCAACCCATGGATCCTTCCATTTGGTTAGCTGGTCGATAA
- a CDS encoding DUF4292 domain-containing protein — protein MTKLSSAIFLIFILLMMGCAKKPNLYTSDEIMQEFDPNYFEFNYLSAKGRIVIEEANGKITKGTVNLRAKNDSTIWFSITPGLGLEAMRGMITADKIRIKDRINGDDINLSFKEIEDRFNLNLSLTLLQNLLYANVPDEFSYRDRLLRIGKYFELTQERNGVRFHSRVNTRHGKVEELTSNSLDNRGALLANYPTFEDVNGQPFPKEMLLKITYNSEEGMQNAIIHLDFSRIDYLNEPLSFPFQF, from the coding sequence ATGACTAAGCTAAGTTCAGCAATATTCCTGATTTTTATCCTTCTAATGATGGGATGTGCAAAAAAGCCTAATCTGTACACCTCAGATGAAATAATGCAGGAATTCGATCCCAACTACTTTGAATTCAATTACCTCAGTGCAAAAGGGCGTATAGTGATTGAAGAGGCAAACGGCAAAATCACTAAAGGTACCGTCAATCTAAGAGCAAAGAATGACAGTACAATATGGTTTAGCATTACCCCAGGCTTGGGTTTAGAGGCAATGAGAGGTATGATTACCGCTGATAAGATCCGAATTAAAGACCGTATTAATGGGGATGATATTAACCTTAGTTTTAAGGAAATTGAGGACCGTTTTAACTTAAATCTTTCCCTGACCCTTCTTCAAAATCTTTTATATGCGAATGTCCCTGATGAATTCAGCTACAGAGACAGACTTTTAAGAATCGGAAAATATTTTGAATTGACTCAGGAAAGAAACGGAGTAAGGTTTCATTCAAGGGTAAATACCAGGCATGGAAAGGTCGAAGAACTGACCAGTAATTCATTGGATAACCGTGGGGCATTATTAGCCAATTACCCTACTTTTGAAGATGTTAACGGTCAGCCTTTTCCCAAAGAGATGTTGTTGAAAATTACTTACAATTCTGAAGAAGGAATGCAAAACGCAATCATCCATTTGGATTTTAGTAGAATAGACTATCTTAATGAGCCCTTATCTTTCCCTTTTCAATTTTAA
- a CDS encoding tetratricopeptide repeat protein, translating to MMLITLSAFPQDKLTKKERKRQLQEAQASRLFIEGQRFLMQEDFDRAYFYFKKALEISPDEAAINFKIAEILLRANRVEQAMEHGMRAVESDPENKYYNLVMAEAYTKQNQPLKAAEILENLMVNTEENQNYILDLATLYLQAGEFDKGLDALNRAEEYYGMAEQLTVQKQRIYLRKNDLGSAIKEGEKLIESQPGNSQYVLNLVEILFNNGRTDQAIAIVEKSLKDYPQQPELQLAAYALYKEKGDIDTAERLILEAFSFPDLDSEIKAQTFADILQDFKTSRREKLLDELEQKMLQFHPNEPAVLTVVGDRKFFSNDRESALDLYKRAISINPANAPVLQGIITSLFEKGNDFNEIESYTIIAVDEFPEKAEFWFFDGTAKLALKKGEESVTSLLKAKELNNGKNQQLDLLVNGQLGDALHMIGKYEEAYEAYEAVLKLKPDDEHVLNNYAYFLSLSKKDLEKAKSMSQQLVKRFPKNSTYLDTHAWVLFQLKEYEEAKKYMELAIENDVSPSGVMWEHYGDILYHLGKQNEAISFWKKAEGDDEASEFLIKKIKDKKYYD from the coding sequence ATGATGCTGATCACCCTATCAGCATTTCCTCAGGATAAACTCACCAAAAAGGAAAGAAAAAGACAATTGCAGGAAGCTCAGGCCTCCCGCTTGTTTATTGAAGGACAGAGATTCCTGATGCAGGAGGATTTTGACAGGGCATATTTTTACTTTAAAAAAGCTTTGGAAATCAGCCCGGATGAGGCGGCAATTAATTTCAAGATTGCAGAGATACTTTTGCGTGCAAACCGTGTTGAACAAGCGATGGAACATGGGATGCGGGCTGTTGAATCCGATCCTGAGAATAAATATTACAATTTGGTAATGGCCGAGGCTTACACCAAACAAAACCAGCCTTTGAAAGCTGCCGAAATACTGGAAAATTTGATGGTCAATACAGAGGAAAATCAAAACTATATTCTGGATTTGGCTACTTTATACTTACAGGCAGGTGAATTTGACAAAGGTCTTGATGCATTAAACAGGGCTGAAGAATATTATGGAATGGCTGAACAGCTTACTGTACAAAAACAACGGATTTATCTTAGAAAAAACGATCTTGGAAGTGCCATTAAAGAAGGAGAAAAACTGATTGAATCCCAGCCGGGGAATTCTCAGTATGTTCTGAATTTAGTGGAGATTCTTTTCAACAATGGCAGAACTGACCAAGCCATTGCTATTGTAGAAAAATCTCTGAAAGACTATCCCCAGCAACCTGAACTGCAATTAGCAGCCTACGCCCTATACAAAGAAAAAGGAGACATAGACACGGCAGAGCGTTTGATTTTAGAGGCATTTTCATTTCCAGACCTTGACAGCGAAATCAAGGCCCAGACCTTTGCGGACATTCTTCAGGATTTCAAAACTTCCAGAAGAGAAAAATTACTGGATGAATTAGAACAAAAAATGTTACAATTTCACCCAAATGAACCTGCAGTTTTGACTGTGGTCGGGGACAGAAAATTCTTTTCCAATGACCGGGAATCTGCCCTTGACCTTTACAAGAGAGCGATTAGTATCAACCCTGCCAACGCACCTGTACTGCAAGGGATAATCACCTCACTTTTTGAAAAAGGAAATGACTTTAATGAAATCGAAAGTTATACCATTATAGCTGTAGATGAATTTCCTGAGAAAGCAGAATTCTGGTTTTTTGACGGAACAGCAAAACTCGCACTAAAGAAAGGGGAAGAATCTGTAACTTCTCTTCTAAAGGCAAAGGAATTAAACAATGGTAAAAACCAGCAACTTGATCTGTTGGTCAACGGACAATTGGGGGACGCCTTACATATGATCGGAAAGTATGAGGAAGCCTACGAAGCCTACGAAGCGGTTTTAAAACTAAAACCGGATGATGAGCATGTATTGAACAATTATGCCTATTTTCTTTCCCTGTCAAAAAAAGATTTGGAAAAAGCAAAGTCCATGTCTCAACAACTCGTGAAAAGATTTCCGAAAAACTCCACATATCTTGATACTCATGCTTGGGTCCTTTTTCAGCTCAAGGAATATGAAGAGGCAAAAAAATATATGGAGTTGGCCATAGAAAACGATGTATCACCCAGTGGGGTGATGTGGGAACATTATGGAGACATCTTATATCACCTTGGCAAACAAAATGAAGCTATCAGTTTCTGGAAAAAAGCTGAGGGTGATGATGAAGCCTCTGAATTTTTGATCAAAAAAATTAAGGATAAAAAATATTATGACTAA
- the dut gene encoding dUTP diphosphatase: MTIKVINHSKHPLPEYQTLLSAGLDLRANLSEPIILQPLERKLIGTGLFIELPAGFEAQIRPRSGLAYKYGLSVLNTPGTIDADYRGEVKVLLVNLSNESFKVEDGERIAQMVVAKHEQIKWQPVEELSDTERGSGGYGSTGKS; this comes from the coding sequence ATGACAATCAAAGTAATCAACCATTCCAAGCATCCGTTACCTGAATACCAGACCCTACTTTCCGCCGGATTGGATTTGAGGGCTAATTTAAGTGAGCCAATTATTTTACAGCCTTTGGAAAGAAAACTCATTGGAACGGGGCTTTTTATAGAACTTCCGGCAGGATTCGAAGCGCAGATAAGACCAAGAAGCGGTTTGGCTTATAAATATGGTCTTTCCGTACTCAACACACCGGGCACCATTGATGCGGACTATAGAGGAGAAGTCAAAGTTTTGTTGGTCAACCTTTCCAACGAATCCTTTAAAGTAGAAGATGGAGAAAGAATCGCTCAAATGGTAGTTGCCAAACATGAGCAGATAAAATGGCAACCCGTGGAAGAACTTTCTGATACCGAACGTGGATCGGGTGGTTATGGAAGTACCGGAAAATCCTGA
- a CDS encoding lipopolysaccharide biosynthesis protein — MSQLKKLAGQTAIYGISSILGRTVNFLLIPIYTAYLTKDAVGAYTALYGYMALFNIIFTYGMETTYFRFATGKGLDPEKVFAQVQSLLITTSLSLGAIIYISAPTLASWLNYEGQENIFRWIAWILAIDAILVIPYAKLRKENKAFQFAFTKVSNILINVGLNIFFIVFCFHILKGDWLSGLSPIVAKIYNPNWGVEYIFISNLIANAAMLPVLFWLTKKFRFAISRAFIKPMWHYAFPLLFMGLAGTINETFSRTIFEYILPEGFYEGLTSREATGVFGANFKLAILMNLIIQAFKYAAEPFFFNQAADKNSPELFAKVMHVFVIFCSGLMIAVSVNLDLLGAIFLRGEGYAMGNYIVPVLLLGYLMLGIYFNLSIWFKLTDKTKYSFYITGLGAIVTILVLITLVPKFGLMGGALSTLSCYTVMSVVCYFIGQKHFPIPYQLGKGIFYLLFSFGLSYLGFFWNWGIPIIQFIGRNSLVFVFVLVVLWIEKNEVRPLLSRFQKNKI; from the coding sequence ATGAGCCAACTCAAAAAATTAGCCGGACAGACTGCTATTTATGGCATCAGCAGTATTCTTGGTAGGACGGTCAATTTCTTATTAATCCCCATTTATACTGCCTATCTGACCAAAGATGCCGTGGGTGCTTATACTGCACTTTACGGTTATATGGCACTTTTCAACATCATATTTACCTATGGCATGGAGACCACCTATTTCAGGTTTGCCACTGGAAAAGGTCTTGATCCTGAAAAAGTATTTGCGCAGGTCCAATCCCTTCTCATCACCACTTCCCTTTCGCTTGGAGCTATCATATACATTTCAGCTCCTACTTTGGCCTCTTGGTTAAATTATGAAGGCCAGGAAAACATCTTCAGGTGGATTGCCTGGATTTTGGCCATTGATGCCATATTGGTAATTCCTTATGCAAAGTTAAGAAAGGAAAACAAAGCATTTCAATTCGCTTTTACCAAGGTCAGCAATATCCTGATCAATGTAGGCCTAAACATCTTTTTTATAGTCTTTTGCTTTCATATTTTGAAAGGTGACTGGCTGAGCGGACTATCTCCCATTGTCGCAAAAATTTATAATCCCAATTGGGGTGTTGAATACATTTTTATTTCCAATTTAATTGCCAATGCAGCAATGTTGCCTGTGCTGTTTTGGCTCACCAAAAAATTCAGATTTGCGATCAGCAGGGCGTTTATCAAACCCATGTGGCATTATGCATTCCCACTGCTGTTTATGGGCTTAGCCGGAACTATAAACGAAACCTTTTCAAGGACTATTTTCGAATATATCTTGCCTGAAGGTTTTTATGAAGGACTGACCTCAAGGGAGGCAACGGGAGTATTTGGGGCCAACTTCAAACTGGCCATTTTGATGAACCTGATCATTCAAGCTTTCAAATATGCTGCTGAACCGTTTTTTTTCAATCAGGCCGCAGATAAAAACAGTCCTGAATTATTCGCAAAAGTCATGCATGTATTTGTAATATTTTGCTCAGGATTGATGATTGCTGTATCGGTAAATCTTGATCTTTTGGGCGCAATATTCCTGAGGGGAGAAGGCTATGCCATGGGAAACTACATCGTTCCTGTTTTATTGTTGGGTTACTTGATGTTGGGTATTTATTTCAATCTGAGTATATGGTTTAAACTTACCGACAAGACCAAATATAGTTTTTATATCACTGGTCTGGGAGCAATCGTCACCATTTTGGTCTTGATTACCTTAGTCCCAAAATTTGGGTTGATGGGCGGCGCTTTGAGTACTTTGAGCTGTTATACTGTCATGAGCGTGGTCTGCTACTTTATCGGGCAAAAACATTTCCCTATTCCTTATCAGCTCGGTAAGGGCATATTCTATCTTCTTTTCTCTTTTGGTTTAAGCTATTTAGGCTTCTTTTGGAATTGGGGAATTCCCATTATTCAATTTATCGGCAGGAATAGTCTTGTGTTTGTATTTGTTCTTGTAGTTTTGTGGATTGAAAAAAATGAGGTCAGACCCCTGCTTTCACGATTCCAAAAAAATAAAATATGA
- a CDS encoding enoyl-CoA hydratase/isomerase family protein: MADTNNILSEEQDGILYLTINRESKLNALNFDTLEEIRNIFNEVSDNKEIKGVIITGSGEKAFIAGADISEIAELNELNARKFAENGQEIFNLIENCHKPVIAVVNGFALGGGCELAMACHMRIAVTHAKFGQPEVNLGIIPGYGGTQRLTYLIGRGKANELMMTGDMIGAEEAKSLGLVNHVLSSKEAAIEKAEEILKKIISKAPLAIGMIVDCVNAVYISDENGFQTEANSFARCVKSGDYKEGTSAFLEKRKPVFKGE, from the coding sequence ATGGCTGATACCAATAATATTCTGTCAGAAGAACAAGACGGAATCCTTTATTTGACCATTAACAGAGAATCAAAATTAAATGCGCTAAATTTTGATACCTTAGAAGAAATCAGAAATATTTTTAACGAGGTTTCAGATAATAAAGAAATCAAGGGTGTAATCATCACAGGATCTGGCGAAAAGGCCTTTATAGCAGGAGCAGATATCAGTGAGATTGCTGAACTCAACGAACTGAATGCCAGGAAATTTGCTGAAAATGGACAGGAAATTTTCAATTTAATTGAAAACTGTCATAAACCTGTCATTGCTGTGGTGAATGGCTTTGCGTTGGGCGGTGGGTGCGAATTGGCCATGGCTTGCCATATGAGAATTGCTGTCACCCATGCCAAATTTGGACAGCCTGAGGTTAACTTAGGAATTATCCCCGGCTATGGCGGAACCCAAAGGCTCACCTATCTGATCGGTAGAGGAAAAGCAAATGAATTGATGATGACAGGTGATATGATCGGGGCAGAAGAGGCCAAATCTCTAGGCTTGGTCAATCATGTTCTTTCTTCCAAAGAGGCTGCCATCGAAAAGGCTGAAGAAATCCTCAAAAAAATAATCAGTAAGGCTCCTTTAGCTATTGGTATGATTGTGGATTGTGTCAATGCGGTATACATTTCTGATGAAAATGGTTTCCAAACAGAAGCCAACAGTTTTGCACGCTGTGTCAAATCAGGTGATTATAAAGAAGGTACGTCAGCTTTTCTCGAAAAAAGAAAACCGGTTTTCAAAGGGGAGTAA
- a CDS encoding NADP-dependent isocitrate dehydrogenase, whose translation MSSKRKITVAYGDGIGPEIMKATLGILEAAGAQLEYNVIEIGEQVYLKGISSGMEPGAFDSLRETKVFLKSPITTPQGGGFKSLNVTTRKSFGLFANVRPCKAYSPFVKTHFPKTDLVIIRENEEDLYAGIEHRQTQEVYQCLKLISKPGSEKIIRYAFEYAKKYGRKKVTCMTKDNIMKLADGLFHKTFLEVAKEYPNIQTDHKIIDIGTALIAERPEVFDVIVTLNLYGDIISDVAAQVTGSVGLGGSANVGEEVAMFEAIHGSAPDIAGMDMANPSGLLNGAIMMLVHIGQPLIAEKIANAWAKTLEDGIHTGDIYQEGLSSKRVGTQEFSRAVIERLGQKPINLAVTAFDQSATEPMQIKLSPVIKSKKDLIGVDVFIDWDKDGRDPNVIGEKLRKANADGLELQLITNRGIKVFPGGMRETFCTDHWRCRFQNAGQSVISHAQILDLLKQVQDLGFDFIKTENLYAFDGVRAYSLAQGE comes from the coding sequence ATGTCTTCAAAAAGAAAAATTACTGTTGCCTATGGCGATGGTATCGGTCCGGAAATCATGAAAGCAACTCTTGGTATTCTGGAAGCTGCTGGTGCACAATTGGAATATAATGTTATTGAAATCGGTGAACAGGTATATTTGAAAGGGATTAGTTCAGGTATGGAACCCGGTGCCTTTGATTCACTAAGAGAAACCAAAGTATTTTTAAAATCTCCCATTACAACCCCGCAGGGTGGAGGATTCAAAAGCCTCAATGTGACCACAAGAAAATCATTTGGATTATTTGCTAATGTAAGGCCTTGTAAGGCATATTCTCCCTTTGTGAAAACCCATTTCCCCAAAACAGATTTGGTCATCATCAGGGAAAATGAAGAAGATCTTTATGCCGGTATCGAACACAGACAAACACAGGAGGTCTATCAATGTCTCAAACTGATCTCCAAACCGGGATCTGAGAAAATCATCCGGTATGCATTTGAATATGCCAAAAAGTATGGCAGAAAGAAAGTGACCTGTATGACTAAGGACAACATCATGAAACTGGCCGATGGACTTTTTCATAAAACATTTCTAGAGGTTGCCAAAGAATATCCCAACATCCAAACGGACCACAAAATCATTGATATAGGAACAGCTTTGATTGCTGAGAGACCTGAGGTCTTTGATGTGATTGTGACCCTCAACCTATATGGCGACATCATTTCAGATGTGGCAGCACAGGTGACTGGTTCAGTTGGCCTTGGAGGTTCTGCCAATGTAGGGGAAGAAGTTGCGATGTTTGAAGCCATCCATGGTTCCGCACCGGATATAGCAGGAATGGATATGGCAAACCCTTCAGGTTTATTGAACGGTGCCATCATGATGCTGGTACATATCGGTCAGCCGCTAATAGCAGAAAAAATTGCCAATGCTTGGGCAAAAACGCTTGAAGATGGCATCCATACAGGAGATATTTACCAAGAAGGTCTTTCCTCCAAAAGGGTAGGTACCCAGGAATTTTCCAGAGCCGTAATTGAAAGATTGGGTCAAAAACCGATTAATCTGGCAGTCACTGCCTTTGACCAATCCGCTACAGAACCCATGCAGATAAAGTTAAGTCCGGTTATAAAATCCAAAAAAGATTTGATTGGTGTGGATGTATTTATTGATTGGGACAAAGATGGAAGAGATCCAAATGTGATAGGAGAGAAACTCAGAAAAGCCAATGCAGATGGATTGGAACTTCAACTGATTACCAACAGGGGTATTAAAGTATTCCCGGGCGGAATGAGAGAGACCTTCTGTACAGACCATTGGAGATGCAGGTTCCAAAATGCCGGTCAATCAGTCATCAGCCATGCCCAGATTTTGGATCTTCTCAAGCAGGTTCAAGACCTTGGTTTTGATTTTATCAAGACAGAAAACCTTTATGCCTTTGATGGGGTAAGGGCGTATAGCTTGGCACAGGGAGAGTGA